The following proteins are co-located in the Malus sylvestris chromosome 13, drMalSylv7.2, whole genome shotgun sequence genome:
- the LOC126594875 gene encoding 60S ribosomal protein L38-like: MPKQINEIKDFLLTARRKDARNVKIKRTKDAVKFKVRCSKYLYRLYVFDSEKADKLKQSLPPGLNVQDL, translated from the coding sequence ATGCCGAAGCAGATCAATGAGATCAAGGATTTCCTTCTAACTGCAAGAAGGAAGGATGCCCGCAATGTCAAAATCAAGAGGACCAAGGATGCTGTCAAGTTCAAGGTTCGGTGCTCCAAGTACCTTTACAGACTTTATGTGTTTGATTCCGAGAAGGCCGACAAGTTGAAGCAATCTCTTCCTCCAGGTTTGAACGTTCAGGACCTTTGA
- the LOC126594877 gene encoding nudix hydrolase 1 — translation MENGTTAAAAKPRVAVVVFLLRGKTVLLGRRRSSVGDSTFALPGGHLEFGESFEECAARELKEETGLDIEKEKMELLTVTNNLFLEPPKPSHYVTVFMRGVAADPDQEPQNLEPNKCDGWEWYEWDNLPNPLFWPLEKMVRTGFSPFPKTVE, via the exons ATGGAAAACGGGACTACAGCCGCCGCCGCGAAGCCTAGAGTGGCGGTGGTGGTGTTTTTGCTGAGAGGCAAAACGGTGCTGTTGGGACGCCGCCGCTCCTCCGTCGGCGACTCTACCTTCGCCCTCCCCGGCGGCCATCTCGAATTCG GAGAGAGCTTTGAGGAGTGCGCGGCGAGGGAACTGAAAGAAGAAACTGGGCTGGACATTGAGAAGGAGAAGATGGAGTTGCTGACGGTCACGAACAATTTGTTCTTAGAGCCGCCGAAGCCGTCGCATTACGTGACGGTTTTCATGCGCGGAGTGGCGGCGGATCCAGATCAGGAGCCCCAAAACCTGGAGCCAAACAAGTGCGATGGTTGGGAGTGGTACGAGTGGGACAATCTCCCAAATCCCCTCTTTTGGCCTCTGGAGAAAATGGTCAGGACCGGATTTAGTCCTTTCCCCAAAACAGTGGAATAA